Proteins encoded by one window of Yamadazyma tenuis chromosome 2, complete sequence:
- a CDS encoding uncharacterized protein (COG:B,K; EggNog:ENOG503P4G8), translated as MATKRKSTSTTGSARKKAKSLPSVEEFQNFYSSSLKLIYDLRDDANERVLVTPFIKLPPKKLYPDYTDIVSNPITISDIQRKVTKGKYSGTDAQEFLDDFKLLLDNAALYNEPDSWVVADASKVYEFVREQVAQFVDDVVGESSHELTNDDLLQAAEQLLNSVIEHEFPEIGVISGPFMDNINKKEYPDYFKVIKNPTSFNKVLGELDTSIIIPEDPVDENLERLYEETKLIFSNAQSYNDPNSLIHQDSLKLEELFEDKFQELRTSFIPEAKPLKFKIPAVAAIPEKPEPKKRGRKKKVVVESEPEESENDSDEDDIEDEEVLEEGAPAPEVKEEEEAPPIPTLESNVMGRTQTLGSTDEVFIKDAYIASSASTVSQILSQTQEFNNYRASQPVSRYQLIKDTLFSNATDSLSTLIEYKFPSNGYCTQSYTFSLPSDSSSYITMKFNLHDYLFGLKEEDIRNGQSFAGVASDEEFQCKLFVNDNEVENGSDSDDTSDVNRLRLSYDLKLSFGLNIVTFECKVSPSVSKLIKKSSTKPEESEEVAGRHTRHQLQQMKRSWEVEKYTFFIICNSL; from the coding sequence ATGGCTACAAAGAGAAAGTCCACCAGCACGACGGGACTGGCGAGAAAGAAAGCCAAGCTGCTTCCCAGCGTGGAAGAGTTCCAGAACTTCTACCTGTCGTCGTTAAAATTGATTTATGACCTTCGTGATGACGCCAATGAAAGAGTGCTTGTGACCCCGTTCATTAAGCTTCCTCCCAAAAAGTTATATCCCGATTATACTGATATCGTATCTAATCCCATCACTATTTCCGATATTCAGAGAAAGGTGACCAAGGGAAAGTACTCGGGGACTGACGCACAAGAGTTTTTGGACGATTTCAAGCTTTTGCTCGATAATGCTGCTCTTTATAACGAACCAGATTCATGGGTGGTTGCAGACGCCTCCAAAGTGTACGAGTTTGTGCGGGAACAGGTGGCTCAGTTCGTCGACGACGTGGTAGGAGAATCGTCCCACGAACTAACAAATGATGACTTGCTCCAGGCGGCTGAGCAGTTGCTTAACCTGGTGATAGAACACGAGTTTCCTGAAATCGGTGTCATTAGTGGACCTTTTATGgacaatatcaacaagaaagagtACCCCGACTacttcaaagtcatcaaaaACCCcacttctttcaacaaggtgttggGAGAGTTGGATACCTCGATCATTATTCCTGAAGATCCGGTCGACGAAAACCTTGAAAGACTCTATGAAGAGACCAAATTGATTTTCTCCAATGCTCAGTCTTATAACGATCCAAACTCGTTGATCCATCAAGactcgttgaagttggaggagttgtttgaagacaaGTTCCAAGAGTTGAGGACCAGCTTCATTCCTGAAGCAAAACccttgaagttcaaaatcCCTGCCGTAGCGGCCATTCCTGAAAAACCTGAGCCCAAGAAGCgtggaagaaagaagaaggtggtggtagagTCTGAGCCAGAAGAGCTGGAAAACGATAGTGATGAGGATGACATTGAAGACGAggaagtacttgaagaaggtgcTCCTGCTCCAGAAGTCaaggaggaagaagaggctCCTCCGATCCCTACTTTGGAATCTAATGTCATGGGAAGAACCCAGACGCTTGGTTCGACCGACGAAGTGTTCATTAAAGACGCATATATCGCATCTTCTGCTTCCACCGTAAGCCAAATTCTCAGCCAAACCCaagagttcaacaactacAGAGCTTCACAGCCAGTTTCCAGGTACCAACTTATAAAGGACACTTTGTTCTCCAATGCCACCGACTCGTTGTCTACATTGATCGAATATAAGTTTCCCTCCAACGGCTACTGCACCCAGTCTTATACATTCTCGTTACCATCTGACTCATCCTCGTACATCACcatgaagttcaacttgcATGACTACTTGTTtggtttgaaagaagagGATATTCGCAATGGACAAAGCTTTGCAGGAGTTGCCTCTGATGAGGAGTTCCAGTGTAAGCTTTTTGTGAACGATAACGAGGTTGAAAACGGGTCCGATTCCGATGACACCTCCGACGTCAATAGATTGAGGTTACTGTATGACCTCAAGTTGAGTTTTGGGCTCAATATCGTCACTTTCGAATGTAAGGTGAGTCCCAGTGTATCGaaactcatcaaaaagtcaagCACCAAACCCGAGGAAAGTGAAGAGGTTGCTGGAAGACACACCAGACACCAGTTACAACAAATGAAGAGATCGTGggaagttgaaaaatacaccttcttcatcatctgcAACAGCTTATAG
- the TAH18 gene encoding NAPDH-dependent diflavin reductase (EggNog:ENOG503NUCM; COG:C; BUSCO:EOG09261QR5) — MPELANPKTAITILYGSDTGTAQDYAIFLSKRLKYLSLKPRVAALDEYPLKNLVTETQFLIVICATAGQGEVPRNGKKFMRFILKKKLPPDLLNHLYIATFGLGDSSYPKFNYAIKKIHTRLLQLGCKELTLRCEADEQSPEGLDGYYTEWESHLMTSIKGHFPSLKPLNDSTILRPQNTVLIDKAGDDVEYAEPPKQLSCSRINVAEDLKIGTIDTNRRITGADHFQDVRHLVIRSQGLEFVPGDTVGMFPSNSSQMVQTLLESQKLWLPFADKPLSIKGTIPHIEGGLIEARHLTLRTLLTHHLDIMAIPTRSFFFSLWHYVDGSTEDGAREKEKLQDFCNLENSEELYNYANRPRRSIFETLLEFENNLTIPVEHVFDLLPKVKPRLFSIASKPDPQTVELLVGIVEYQTIIKRTRKGFCSSWIKTLQPGDPIVFSLHRQGLNFELANGDKPPVILVSTGTGVAPVKSLVEHITQTGDHQLYMFYGFRNEEQDFLFKDLWLELQRQGKLSLFPCISRSGVAKKQYVQNGLFEQRQVVGDLIVNQNAIVYVCGSSGAMPRQVRQTIMDILEGRDSAVEEVDQYLRVMENSGRYIQETW; from the coding sequence ATGCCGGAGTTGGCAAACCCCAAGACCGCCATCACGATCCTTTACGGCTCGGACACGGGAACGGCACAGGACTATGCGATTTTTCTACTGAAGCGACTCAAGTACTTGCTGTTGAAGCCTCGTGTGGCAGCCCTTGATGAGTACCCactcaagaacttggtgacCGAAACCCAATTTTTAATTGTAATCTGTGCCACTGCCGGGCAGGGCGAGGTACCTCGCAATGGGAAGAAGTTTATGAGgttcatcttgaaaaaaaaacttccTCCAGACCTTCTTAATCATCTTTATATCGCCACTTTTGGGCTCGGTGACTCTTCATACCCCAAATTCAATTATGCCATCAAAAAGATCCACACCCGGTTGCTCCAGCTTGGGTGCAAAGAACTCACGTTACGCTGCGAAGCAGATGAACAGAGCCCTGAGGGCTTGGATGGCTACTACACCGAATGGGAATCACATTTGATGACCTCTATTAAGGGCCATTTCCCGCTGTTGAAGCCTTTAAATGATTCGACAATTCTCCGACCACAGAATACGGTGTTGATCGATAAGGCCGGCGACGACGTCGAGTATGCAGAGCCTCCCAAGCAGTTGTCGTGCTCTCGTATCAACGTAGCGgaggacttgaaaatcgGTACCATCGATACTAATAGGCGGATAACTGGAGCAGACCATTTCCAAGACGTAAGGCACTTGGTGATCCGATCACAAGGACTCGAGTTCGTTCCGGGAGACACAGTCGGCATGTTTCCGTCAAACAGCTCGCAGATGGTCCAGACATTACTTGAACTGCAAAAGCTATGGCTTCCTTTTGCAGATAAACCACTCAGCATCAAAGGAACGATTCCACACATCGAAGGAGGGCTTATCGAGGCTCGGCATTTGACGCTCCGAACCCTCTTGACGCATCACTTGGACATTATGGCGATTCCTACCCGGTCGTTCTTTTTTAGTCTCTGGCACTACGTGGATGGGTCTACTGAAGACGGAGCTCGAGAGAAGGAAAAACTACAGGATTTCTGCAACTTGGAAAATAGCGAAGAGCTCTACAACTACGCCAACCGGCCACGGCGCCTGATCTTCGAAACGTTGCTTGAGTTTGAGAATAACTTGACGATTCCAGTGGAGCATGTATTTGATTTGCTCCCCAAGGTCAAGCCCAGATTGTTTCTGATTGCGTCCAAACCGGACCCTCAAACGGTGGAGCTCCTCGTGGGGATTGTAGAGTACCAGACGATCATCAAGAGAACCAGAAAAGGGTTCTGTAGCAGCTGGATCAAGACTTTACAACCGGGAGACCCCATAGTGTTTTCACTCCATAGGCAGGGACTTAATTTCGAGCTTGCCAACGGCGATAAGCCACCAGTAATTCTTGTAAGCACTGGGACTGGGGTGGCCCCTGTCAAGTCGCTCGTGGAACACATCACGCAGACCGGTGATCACCAGTTGTACATGTTTTATGGGTTCCGAAATGAGGAACAGGATTTCTTATTCAAGGACTTGTGGCTTGAGCTCCAAAGGCAGGGAAAGCTTTCGTTGTTCCCGTGCATTTCGAGATCAGGAGTGGCTAAGAAACAGTACGTTCAGAATGGGTTGTTCGAACAACGGCAGGTTGTGGGGGACTTGATTGTAAACCAGAATGCTATTGTGTATGTTTGTGGATCGAGTGGGGCGATGCCCCGGCAAGTTCGACAGACGATAATGGACATTTTGGAGGGAAGAGACAGCGCGGTGGAGGAGGTGGATCAGTATCTTCGAGTGATGGAGAATAGTGGACGGTACATCCAAGAGACGTGGTGA
- the MSF1 gene encoding phenylalanyl-tRNA synthetase alpha subunit, mitochondrial (BUSCO:EOG09262N0U; EggNog:ENOG503NVIG; COG:J), with protein sequence MNLTRAVPLKTIARLVGTAPARLMGTTKRTYPDVLEVQGQAFKTDEWTNVPQFILDLTKRQLHQNPNHPIGILRHLIEKNFTGLGYTYYSDFQPVVTTYENFDMLGFPPDHPGRSKSDTYYLNKTHLLRTHTSAHEGECFSLMKTPGYFITADVYRKDEIDRTHYPAFHQMEGARVWDRNQPGLFEQLQRDIDSIPTTNLVVEDCAAQSPANPKQEYMENREVELVSAHLKRTMELLVHTVFEAAKASAAAAGSTEPYLNEPLRVRWVEAYFPWTAPSYEIEVWWKGEWLECCGSGLVRQPVMVNAGLSTDHIGWAFGVGLDRIAMLLFGIPDIRLFWTLDPRFGSQFQQGKVTTFQPYSKFPGIKRDVSFWLPDGSLLHANDVMESIRNYGGDLIESVSLIDEFKHPKTARHSQCYRVNYQSMDRNLTNSEINQIHSDVQNDLIEYFGIEIR encoded by the coding sequence aTGAACCTCACCAGAGCCGTCCCCCTAAAAACCATAGCTCGTCTCGTGGGCACCGCTCCCGCCCGGCTCATGGGCACCACCAAACGAACGTACCCCGATGTGCTCGAGGTCCAAGGTCAGGCCTTCAAAACCGATGAATGGACCAACGTCCCCCAGTTCATCCTCGACCTCACCAAACGCCAACTCCACCAGAACCCTAACCACCCCATCGGAATCCTCCGCCACTTAATCGAGAAAAACTTCACCGGCCTTGGATACACGTACTACAGTGACTTTCAGCCCGTGGTCACCACGTACGAAAACTTCGATATGCTCGGGTTTCCCCCAGACCATCCTGGCCGAAGCAAATCTGATACCTACTACTTGAATAAAACCCATTTGTTGAGAACACACACCTCAGCCCACGAAGGTGAGTGCTTTTCGTTGATGAAGACCCCCGGATACTTCATCACCGCCGACGTGTACCGCAAAGATGAAATCGACCGAACTCACTATCCCGCTTTCCACCAGATGGAAGGAGCTCGGGTCTGGGACAGAAACCAGCCGGGACTATTTGAGCAGTTGCAACGTGACATCGACTCGATTcctaccaccaacttggtggtggaagactGTGCTGCCCAATCACCGGCCAACCCCAAGCAAGAGTATATGGAAAATAGAGAAGTGGAATTGGTGTCTGCGCACTTGAAGCGCACGatggagttgttggtgcACACGGTGTTTGAGGCAGCCAAGGCCAGTGCTGCCGCCGCTGGATCGACCGAGCCTTACCTCAACGAGCCGTTGCGCGTACGGTGGGTGGAGGCGTACTTTCCGTGGACCGCTCCCTCGTACGAGATCGAAGTTTGGTGGAAAGGCGAATGGCTTGAATGTTGTGGCCTGGGGCTTGTGCGGCAACCGGTCATGGTCAATGCTGGCTTGAGCACCGACCACATCGGATGGGCGTTTGGGGTGGGCCTCGACCGAATCGCCATGTTGTTATTTGGAATTCCCGATATTAGGCTCTTCTGGACTCTCGACCCGCGATTTGGCAGCCAGTTCCAGCAGGGAAAGGTGACCACCTTCCAACCGTACTCGAAATTCCCAGGAATCAAGCGGGACGTTTCGTTTTGGTTGCCAGACGGAAGCCTTTTACACGCCAATGATGTGATGGAATCGATCCGGAACTATGGTGGAGATTTGATAGAAAGTGTGAGTTTGattgatgagttcaagcACCCTAAAACTGCAAGACATTCGCAGTGCTACCGAGTGAATTACCAGTCGATGGACCgcaacttgaccaactcaGAGATCAATCAGATCCATAGTGACGTGCAGAACGACTTGATTGAGTATTTCGGCATCGAAATCCGTTAA
- the mrpl16 gene encoding mitochondrial 54S ribosomal protein uL16m (COG:J; BUSCO:EOG09264T3S; EggNog:ENOG503NX8U): MFRLASPLLAGLASGSRISAPPCVSPLMSLMAVRFKHEFAPRFKRIRKSMKGRVGARVGGSLKGNSLEFGQFGLRLKSNGIRMTATQLKEAHNVIMREIRPSGADLLTRFSCDLAVCVKGNQTRMGKGKGAFSHWATRVRTGKILFEIRGNLHERVAKEALRKASAKLPGVCEIVTEKSLIRVSPTKLVEKPAPVDYLELLNARPTKKWANIVASKQPLYKQFRGR; encoded by the coding sequence ATGTTCAGGCTAGCATCACCGTTATTGGCGGGGTTGGCTTCGGGAAGTCGCATCTCGGCGCCCCCCTGTGTGTCGCCGCTCATGTCTCTCATGGCTGTGCGGTTCAAGCACGAGTTTGCTCCCAGATTTAAGAGAATAAGAAAGTCCATGAAGGGCCGCGTGGGCGCCAGGGTCGGCGGGTCGCTCAAGGGGAATTCTCTAGAATTTGGCCAGTTTGGCTTGCGCCTCAAGTCCAACGGGATCCGTATGACCGCCACGCAACTCAAAGAGGCGCATAATGTGATTATGCGGGAAATCAGGCCTTCAGGGGCCGATTTATTAACCAGGTTTTCGTGCGACTTGGCCGTGTGTGTCAAAGGTAACCAGACCAGAATGGGGAAGGGGAAGGGGGCCTTCTCGCACTGGGCCACGCGTGTGCGGACCGGTAAGATCTTGTTTGAGATCAGAGGGAACCTTCACGAGAGGGTGGCCAAGGAAGCGTTAAGAAAAGCATCTGCGAAGCTTCCTGGGGTGTGTGAGATTGTCACCGAAAAGTCCTTGATTCGAGTTAGTCCCACCAAACTCGTGGAAAAACCGGCACCTGTGGACTACCTTGAGCTCTTAAACGCAAGACCCACCAAGAAATGGGCCAATATCGTTGCTTCTAAGCAACCATTATATAAACAGTTCCGTGGCCGGTAG
- a CDS encoding uncharacterized protein (COG:S; EggNog:ENOG503P9MH): MSASRDTGKLAYHGLTTLSRLVESDTEVATIDLNLLENLNTNQALNYIKLEQKLDALDTHSNTLKAIDEEYGAYVKLLDDIDDRSQKLDQLVDELDAWTKELDKSTGAAR, encoded by the exons ATGTCTGCCCTGAGGGATACTGGTAAGTTGGCATACCACGGGCTTACGACGTTGTCGCGGCTTGTGGAGTCTGACACGGAGGTGGCGActattgacttgaacttattggagaacttgaacaccaacCAGGCGCTCAATTATATCAAGTTGGAGCAAAAGCTCGATGCGTTGGACACCCACTCCAACACCCTTAAAGCAATTG ACGAGGAGTATGGGGCGTACGTAAAGCTTCTCGACGATATCGACGACCGGAGTCAGAAGCTTGATCAATTGGTGGATGAGCTTGATGCGTGGACGAAGGAGCTTGACAAGAGTACCGGGGCCGCCAGGTGA
- the ECM15 gene encoding UPF0045 protein M15 (COG:S; EggNog:ENOG503P759): MVSLNCIADVCIVPIGTGSASVSDEVTLITKFLRENPEGLTVTLHSAGTTIEGNWDVVMGKIGQMHELLHHHGVVRIQSDIRVGTRTDKSQKSIDKVRIVEEKLKKLV; encoded by the coding sequence ATGGTTAGTTTGAATTGTATTGCAGACGTTTGTATCGTGCCCATTGGCACCGGTAGTGCCTCAGTGTCCGACGAGGTTACacttatcaccaagttcttaCGTGAGAACCCCGAAGGTTTGACTGTCACGTTGCACTCAGCTGGCACCACCATCGAGGGCAACTGGGACGTGGTCATGGGAAAAATCGGTCAGATGCACGAGTTATTACACCACCACGGAGTGGTCCGGATCCAGAGCGACATCAGAGTCGGCACAAGGACCGACAAGTCTCAGAAGAGCATCGATAAGGTGAGAATCGTGgaagagaagttgaagaaacttgtATAA
- the TBF1 gene encoding TTAGGG repeat binding factor (EggNog:ENOG503NXYW; COG:K) gives MSPPASPKSSHIDMDDIDSMITESIAGAAPNTTSPSSNHVATASKRSASDAPSPEPKRTNTSKSSTDLDLQFEMALESHSHGDSNGASVPSAAKSPTKSPTKSSGDISQSTNNNTHEPTTNSPNDTPKPARTVLHQGVEIPADSELLNSSSAFTAYTELSHQLSHQLSSPAMTTTHLTALPMAIVAADFLPPRTQLLVNTLPSLDNLATQILRIFTVGPYQKIIDLVSNVDTAAGASFRDLTSLFEFTKKLYSDEDPFLAVSHVAPGTWNHSESTPAPFKNREQSIESTLRKVNLATFLLATLGVIEVGFFYLNESFLGIFCPLNNLDPHNSLSNHLENTGSTVGGSTPGAGDRIGKLLKSQAILYLDLKTQAYISAIEAGERSRVEVLDDILPDNLDAILMEKRSTKILSPTESDFIDRCKSRRTILLNYPDNSTLSEEYDWFSFLRSLFEFVGKNMLFLIWGNKKITKPRPDDTKPAAATAPLSGDEPATSGELTDTLLPSEILEKQLHVQMAHGPGRISMRRPWTREEEKALRHALELAGPHWSKILELFGAGGKVSEALKNRTQVQLKDKARNWKMFFLKSGLPVPQYLSKVTGDLERDDRSKRAKKTAAAPIPNIAKAQAE, from the coding sequence ATGAGCCCTCCTGCTTCCCCTAAATCATCCCACATCGACATGGACGACATCGACCTGATGATCACCGAGTCCATCGCCGGCGCCGCGCCCAACACTACCTCCCCGTCTTCGAACCACGTCGCCACCGCTTCTAAGCGTTCCGCTTCCGATGCTCCCTCCCCCGAACCCAAGCGCACAAACActtccaaatcatccaCTGACTTGGACTTGCAGTTCGAAATGGCCCTAGAGTCACATTCCCACGGCGATAGCAACGGTGCCTCTGTACCACTGGCCGCCAAATCCCCCACCAAATCCCCCACCAAATCCCTGGGTGATATCTCtcaatccacaaacaacaacaccCATGAACCTACCACAAACTCACCAAACGATACCCCCAAGCCCGCCCGCACCGTGCTCCACCAGGGGGTCGAGATCCCGGCCGACTCCGAGCTCCTCAACTCGTCGTCTGCCTTCACCGCCTACACCGAGCTCTCGCACCAACTCTCGCACCAGCTCTCGTCACCAGCCATGACCACCACCCACCTCACGGCCCTCCCCATGGCCATCGTGGCAGCAGACTTCTTGCCGCCACGCACCCAGCTCCTCGTCAACACGCTTCCATCGTTGGACAACCTCGCAACCCAAATTCTTCGAATCTTCACGGTGGGCCCGTACCAGAAAATCATCGACTTGGTGTCCAACGTCGACACCGCCGCTGGGGCCAGCTTCCGCGACTTGACGTCGCTCTTTGAGTTCACCAAGAAGCTCTACTCGGACGAAGACCCGTTTTTGGCGGTGTCGCATGTGGCTCCCGGCACCTGGAATCACTCTGAGTCCACCCCGGCCCCATTTAAAAACCGTGAACAGAGCATTGAGTCGACGTTGCGCAAGGTCAACCTTGCAACCTTCTTGTTGGCGACACTCGGGGTCATCGAGGTGGGTTTTTTCTACTTGAACGAGTCGTTTTTAGGGATTTTCTGCCCGTTGAATAACTTGGACCCCCACAACAGCTTGAGTAACCACCTTGAAAATACGGGTCTGACGGTGGGTGGTAGTACCCCCGGTGCCGGCGACCGTATCGGCAAGCTTCTCAAGCTGCAAGCCATTTTAtacttggatttgaagacACAAGCGTACATCTCGGCCATCGAAGCAGGGGAGCGATCGCGGGTTGAAGTGTTGGACGACATTCTCCCCGACAACTTGGATGCGATTTTAATGGAAAAGCGCCTgaccaagatcttgagtCCCACCGAGCTGGACTTCATTGACCGGTGCAAGAGCCGTCGTACCATTCTCTTGAACTATCCCGACAACTCGACTTTGAGTGAGGAATACGACTGGTTTCTGTTTTTGCGCAGtctctttgagtttgtgggCAAGAATATGCTTTTCCTCATTTGGGGcaacaagaaaatcaccaagCCCCGGCCCGACGACACCAAGCCCGCCGCCGCCACTGCCCCGTTATCGGGTGATGAGCCGGCCACCTCGGGCGAACTCACCGACACGTTGCTCCCATCcgagatcttggaaaaGCAGTTGCACGTCCAAATGGCCCATGGTCCCGGCAGAATCTCCATGCGGAGACCGTGGACCCGcgaggaagaaaaggcGTTGCGCCACGCGTTAGAGCTTGCGGGACCCCACTGGTCCAAGATCCTCGAGTTGTTTGGTGCTGGAGGTAAAGTGTCAGAAGCCTTGAAAAACCGGACCCAGGTGCAACTTAAGGACAAGGCCAGAAACTGGAAAATGTTTTTCCTCAAGAGCGGTTTGCCGGTGCCTCAGTACTTACTGAAGGTGACGGGAGACTTGGAGAGAGACGACCGGCTGAAGCGGGCCAAGAAGACGGCGGCAGCTCCCATTCCCAACATTGCTAAAGCTCAAGCTGAGtga
- the UGA1 gene encoding 4-aminobutyrate transaminase (COG:E; EggNog:ENOG503NWIR), producing the protein MTKSIADSYFPHEPEAPVIKATFPGPVSTAKKQSLGKVFDSRAVYFVADYKNSQGNYIVDVDGNAYLDVYAQIASIPLGYNNPALVAAATSPNMINAIVNRPALGNFPSEELEQIVQGLLDVAPKGQTQVWSGLSGADANELAFKAAFMYHQAQKRGYNKPFTAQENSSVMQNQSPGSPELAILSFKRSFHGRLFASGSTTCSKPIHKLDLPAFKWPKADFPSYQYPLDKYEAVNKAEDDRCLKIVDDIYTNWHCAIAALLVEPIQSEGGDNHGSAYFFQGLRDLTLKHQSLMIVDEVQTGVGATGVLWCHEHLNITPAPDMVTFSKKFQSAGYYFHDPEIVPNTAYRQFNTWCGDPARMILAGAIGAEVIKHDLPAVAARVGKYLFAKLEDLQVKYPDYLKNLRGKGRGTFIAWSFDEPSRRDKFLVDMKSVGVNIGGCAEDSVRLRPTLVFEEKHADILVDAIEKVLSEY; encoded by the coding sequence atgacaaaGTCCATCGCCGACTCATACTTCCCCCACGAACCCGAAGCCCCGGTCATCAAGGCCACCTTCCCTGGCCCCGTGTCCACCGCCAAGAAACAATCGCTTGGTAAGGTGTTTGATAGCAGAGCTGTCTACTTTGTGGCCGACTACAAAAATTCCCAAGGAAACTACATTGTGGACGTGGACGGCAACGCGTACTTGGACGTGTATGCCCAGATCGCCTCCATCCCCTTGGGGTACAACAACCCGGCGTTGGTGGCGGCTGCCACCTCCCCCAACATGATCAATGCCATTGTCAACCGTCCAGCGTTGGGAAACTTCCCCagtgaagaattggaaCAGATTGTCCAGGGATTATTGGACGTGGCTCCCAAGGGCCAGACCCAGGTGTGGCTGGGCTTGTCCGGGGCCGACGCCAACGAGTTGGCGTTTAAAGCTGCTTTCATGTACCACCAGGCGCAAAAAAGAGGTTATAACAAACCATTCACGGCCCAGGAAAACCTGTCGGTGATGCAGAACCAAAGCCCTGGCTCCCCCGAGTTGGCGATCTTGTCGTTCAAGCGGTCGTTCCATGGCCGGTTGTTTGCCAGTGGTTCCACCACCTGCTCCAAGCCTATCCATAAATTGGACTTGCCAGCATTCAAATGGCCCAAAGCCGATTTCCCTTCGTATCAGTACCCATTGGACAAGTACGAGGCCGTCAACAAGGCGGAGGATGACCGGTGCTTGAAGATTGTGGACGATATCTATACCAACTGGCACTGTGCGATTGCCGCTTTGTTGGTTGAGCCCATCCAGTCGGAGGGCGGAGACAACCACGGCCTGGCGTACTTTTTCCAGGGGTTGCGGGACCTCACGTTGAAGCACCAGTCGTTAATGATTGTGGACGAAGTACAAACGGGAGTTGGGGCTACCGGAGTGTTGTGGTGTCATGAACACTTGAACATCACGCCTGCGCCTGATATGGTGACGttttccaagaagttccagTCAGCTGGATACTACTTCCACGACCCCGAAATCGTGCCTAACACCGCCTACCGTCAGTTTAATACTTGGTGTGGAGACCCAGCCAGAATGATTTTGGCAGGTGCCATTGGAGCCGAGGTGATCAAGCATGATTTGCCGGCGGTTGCGGCCCGGGTCGGGAAGTACTTGTTTGCTAAGTTGGAGGACTTGCAGGTGAAGTATCCTGAttatttgaagaacttgagagGAAAAGGCAGAGGTACGTTTATTGCGTGGTCGTTTGACGAACCATCTCGGAGagacaagtttttggtggacATGAAGAGCGTGGGGGTGAACATTGGAGGTTGTGCTGAGGATAGTGTGAGGTTGAGGCCTactttggtgtttgaagagaagcaCGCGGACATTTTGGTTGATGCGATTGAGAAGGTGTTGTCGGAGTATTAG
- a CDS encoding uncharacterized protein (COG:C; EggNog:ENOG503NU65): MPDPQSQPLAWLKDPSNASLIAGGVAGAVSRTVVSPFERAKILLQLQGPGSNQAYNGMFATIFKMYSDEGWRGLFRGNTLNCIRIFPYSAIQFAVFENCKNTILAKWPRPSHELTSAERVVASSMGGFLSVLATYPLDLIRARISVRTASLAKLDKGKLMKPPGVWATAREVVVNEGGVLALYRGMVPTSLGVVPYVAINFTLYEKLRESMSQSSRDFSNPGWKLAAGAFSSFVGGVLIYPLDVLRKRYQVSSMAGGELGFQYRSVGAALVAMFRDEGFTGAYKGLTANLYKIVPSMAVSWLVYDTLRDSIERL, encoded by the coding sequence ATGCCAGACCCACAATCCCAGCCCCTTGCATGGCTCAAAGACCCGTCCAATGCCTCACTCATCGCCGGTGGAGTCGCCGGCGCCGTGTCCCGGACAGTGGTGTCCCCGTTCGAACGGGCCAAGATCctcctccaactccaaggGCCCGGCTCCAACCAGGCCTATAACGGCATGTTCGctaccatcttcaaaatgtaCTCCGACGAAGGGTGGCGCGGGCTCTTCAGAGGAAACACCCTCAACTGTATCCGTATTTTCCCCTACTCGGCCATCCAGTTTGCTGTATTTGAAAACTGCAAAAACACCATATTAGCCAAATGGCCAAGGCCCTCACACGAATTGACGCTGGCCGAGCGCGTGGTGGCGTCGTCGATGGGCGGGTTTTTGTCGGTATTGGCCACGTACCCGTTGGATCTTATCCGGGCCCGGATCAGCGTCCGCACCGCGTCTCTCGCCAAGCTCGACAAGGGCAAGCTCATGAAACCGCCAGGAGTATGGGCCACCGCCCGGGAGGTGGTGGTCAACGAAGGCGGGGTGTTGGCGCTCTACCGCGGAATGGTGCCCACCAGTTTGGGAGTGGTCCCGTACGTGGCAATCAATTTTACCCTTTACGAAAAGCTCCGAGAGTCAATGTCCCAACTGTCTCGCGACTTTTCAAATCCGGGGTGGAAACTCGCAGCCGGGGCATTTTCCTCTTTTGTGGGCGGAGTGTTAATCTACCCATTAGATGTATTGCGTAAGCGGTACCAAGTATCAAGCATGGCGGGGGGAGAGTTGGGGTTCCAGTACCGGTCGGTGGGGGCGGCATTGGTGGCAATGTTCCGGGACGAGGGGTTTACCGGTGCTTATAAGGGTCTCACCGCCAACTTGTACAAAATTGTCCCATCAATGGCAGTAAGCTGGTTGGTGTACGATACATTGCGGGACTCAATCGAGAGGCTTTAG